A window of the Microvirga terrae genome harbors these coding sequences:
- the paaI gene encoding hydroxyphenylacetyl-CoA thioesterase PaaI, with translation MDAGSTRAGRAAHDLASACADAMWAEDQASQGLGMRVERVSPGEAVLSMAIRPDMTNGHGICHGGFIFTLADSAFAFACNTYDQRTVAQQCAVTFLQPGRRGDTLTAHAVERHRSGRSGIYDVTVRNGQGETVAEFRGHSRTIAGTLLASDDTEKTP, from the coding sequence ATGGACGCTGGATCGACCCGCGCAGGACGTGCCGCCCACGACCTCGCTTCAGCCTGCGCCGACGCCATGTGGGCCGAGGACCAGGCGAGCCAAGGGCTCGGGATGAGGGTCGAGCGCGTGTCGCCCGGCGAGGCCGTCCTGTCCATGGCGATCCGCCCCGACATGACGAACGGGCATGGCATCTGCCACGGCGGCTTCATCTTCACCCTCGCCGACTCGGCCTTCGCGTTCGCCTGCAACACCTACGACCAGCGCACGGTCGCCCAGCAATGCGCCGTGACGTTCCTCCAGCCGGGCCGGCGGGGCGACACGCTCACGGCCCATGCGGTCGAGCGCCACCGTTCGGGCCGCTCGGGGATCTACGACGTGACCGTCCGCAACGGCCAGGGCGAAACGGTGGCCGAATTCCGCGGGCACTCGCGCACGATCGCGGGCACGCTTCTCGCGTCGGATGACACCGAAAAGACCCCATAA